CCCGCCCAGAATAACAGCAAAAAATTTAGGGCCGCAGCCAGGCCACCGGCTCCGATCAACCATCGCATCGATGCATGGTGCAGGAGCCAGCCCCAGACATTGGGGGCGAGCACCTTGCTGAACTGTACAGCAGCCGTCAACAGACCAATGGCGAAGGCATCCTGGCCCACACTACGCAACCAGGGTCCCCAGTAAGGCATGAAGGCGCCGAGGGCACAAAAATAGAAAAAATAAAACGCAACGAGGGCTTGCCCCTCGTGACGCGCCTTCAGCATTGGCCGGGGATAGGCGCTACCGGTGGCGTGACATCCGCGTTTTGCGCGCGATGGCGCAGATAATGATCCATCAGGGTGATGGCCAACATCGCCTCGACGATGGGTACGGCACGAATGCCCACGCAGGGATCGTGACGGCCGGTGGTAACGACTTCGATCTCTTCGCCCTGCAAGTTGATGCTGGGCCTGGGAATGCGGATGCTGGAGGTCGGTTTGATGGCAACCGAGGCCCGCAGATCCTGGCCGCTGGAGATGCCACCGAGCACTCCACCAGCATGATTGCTGGCAAAACCGGCAGAAGTCAGCGCATCACCATGTGCGCTGCCGTGTTGCTCGACCACGGCGAAGCCATCGCCAATGGCCACTGCTTTCACCGCATTGATACTCATCAGCGCCTTGGCGACGTCGGCCTCGAGGCGATCGAAGACCGGCTCCCCGAGGCCCACGGGCATGCCCGTAACCCGCACGTCGACGCGCGCACCGATGGAGTCGCCGGCCTTGCGCAGCGCATCGAGGTATTCTGCCATGCGCTCGGCCGCCTGGGCGTCCGGGCAGAAGAAAGGATTCTGATCGATTTGTGCGTCGTCGAACTGGACCGCGTGAATGGGGCCCATCTGCGCCAGCCAAGCCCGGATCTGAGTGCCCAGACGCTCGCGCAGGTATTTGCGGGCAATGGCACCGGCGGCCACCCGCATGGCGGTCTCGCGCGCGGAAGAACGCCCGCCACCCCGATAGTCCCGCACGCCGAATTTTTGCAGATAGGTATAGTCGGCATGCCCAGGACGAAAGCTATCTTTGATCTTGCTGTAGTCCTGCGAGCGTTGGTCGGTATTGCGAATCAACAAGCCAATCGGCGTGCCGGTCGTGACGCCCGCGAAAACACCGGAAAGAATCTCGACCTGATCCGCCTCCTGCCGTTGCGTGGTGTGTCGCGACTGCCCGGGCCGACGGCGATCCAGCTCGACCTGGATATCGGCTTCCGTGAGCGTTAGCCCGGGGGGGCAGCCATCGACAATAGCGCCAATTGCCGGTCCATGACTTTCGCCAAATGTGCTGACGCGAAACAGCTCACCGATGCTGCTGCCTGCCACGGATCAGTTCTCCCCCTCGATCAGGGCATAGGCGGAGTGATTGTGGATCGACTCGAAATTCTCCGAGGCGACGGAATAACGGCGGATCCTTGCATCGCCCTGCAAACGAAGCGCGACATCGCGCACCATGTCCTCGACGAACTTGGGGTGATCGTAGGCATATTCCGTCACATATTTTTCATCGGGTCGCTTGAGGACGCCATAGAGCTGCGAGGAGGCCTCACTTTCCACCAGATCGATCAGATCCTCGATCCACAAGGGACTCCGTGCCTCCACCTGCACGCTGACCCTCGAGCGCTGATTGTGCGCACCATATTCGGAGATGCTCTTGGAGCAGGGACAAAGGCTGGTGACCGGCACATGCACCAGGAGTTGCGAGCGGATCTCGTCGCCTGAGATTTCGCCAGTCCATTCCACTTCATAGTCGAGATAGCTCTCCACTCCGGAGACCGGCGCCTTTTTCCGCACGAAGTAGGGGAATTGCAGTTCAATGCGGGCACTCTCGGCTTCCAGACGCTCCTGCGTCAGCACGAGTAAGCGATCGAAGCCATCAACCCGCAGGGCTTCCTCTTGCTCTTGCAAGATCTGAATGAAGCGCGACATGTGGGTGCCTTTCAGATGTGCTGGCAAGGCGACATACATATTGCAATAGGCCGCCACCTGCTGCTGCTTGCCTGCACGGTCCACGATGCGCAGGGGGTGGCGCACCGCTTTGACACCAACCCTCTGAATGGGAATGGCACGCGGGTCGGCGCGCCCCTGTACATCTTCCAGCGTTTCTGCAGCGCAATCTCTCACTACATTGAACCTCGTCGAATGCTTGACTGATTTGGTCAGATATTACGCGCCACAGCCAGTGCCAGCAAGGCGGGCAAGCAGTTCCTCACCGGCGCGACGAATTCCATCGGCGTCCAGACCCAGTTCCGCAAGCCATAGCGACGCCTCACCGTGTTCGATGAACTGATCGGGCAAGCCGAGAATCTTGACTAGCGGCCGCTGCCCTTGGTCGAGCAGGTATTCGGCCACGGCACTGCCGGCACCACCCATCCGCACCCCCTCCTCTACCGTGAGAAAGGCTTCATGCTTGACGGATAAATGATCGAGCAGGGCATGGTCCAGCGGTTTGACGAAGCGCATATTGACCACCGTGGCATCGAGCTCTTGTCCTGCTTGCATAGCAGCTTCGGCGCGGGTGCCAAAGGCAAGAATGGCCAAGCGTTTCCCCGCGCGCAGGATTTCGCCCTTGCCGATGGGGATCTGACGCTGCAAGTCTGCAGCGTCGATCACTCCCGTTGCGGCGCCGCGCGGATAGCGGACAATGGCGGGGCCGGGATAGGCATAGCCGGTGTTGAGCATATCGCGCATTTCCTGCGCGTCTTTGGGGGCCATAATGACCAGGTTGGGGATACAACGCGCGTAGGCCAGATCGAAAGCGCCCTGATGCGTCGCACCATCGGCGCCGACCAGACCAGCACGGTCCACGGCAAAGAGGACAGGCAAATTTTGAATTGCCACATCATGCAATAGCTGATCGTAGGCGCGTTGCAGAAAGGTCGAATAGATGGCCACGACCGGATGGAAGCCCTCACAGGCCAGACCGCCGGCAAAGGTCACCGCATGCTGCTCGGCTATGCCCACATCGAAGTAGCGCTCGGGATAGAGCTGTTCGTAGCGCACCAGACCGGAACCCTCGCGCATGGCGGGGGTTATCGCAACCAGCTTGCTTTCCTTGGCTGCCTTATCGCAGAGCCAGTCACCGAAAATCTTCGTGTAACTGACCGCCGACGATTTGCGCATGGCACCGCTGTCTCGGTCAAATGGCGTGACGCCATGGTAAGCGCAAGGATCCTTCTCCGCCGGCGCGTAGCCCTTGCCTTTTTTGGTGATGACGTGCAACAGACGCGGACCACGGATCTTGCGCAGATTTTCGAGGGTCGGAATCAACGTATCGAGATCGTGACCATCGATGGGTCCGTAATAGTTGAAGCCCATCTCCTCGAAAAGGAGGCCCGGGGAGACCAGACCTTTGACACCTTCTTCCGCCTTTTTTGCCAGCTCGCGCAACGGCGGCACCAGACTCAGGGCCTGACCGGCACCCTCGCGCACCGTGTTGTATAGAGGATTGGAAAGGAGCCGGGTGAGGTATTGGGATACCGCTCCCACATTGGGTGAAATGGACATCTCATTGTCGTTGAGCACGACCAGCAGATCGGCATCGAGAACGCCGCCGTTGTTCAACGCTTCATAGGCGAGGCCGGCGGTCATGGCGCCATCGCCGATGATCGCCACCACCTGTCGGTGCGTATTGTCGAGCGCAGAGGCCACTGCCATGCCTAAGCCCGCACTGATCGACGTGCTGGAATGGCCAGCGCCAAAAGCGTCATGCGGACTTTCCTCGCGTTTGAGAAAGCCGGAGAGTCCATCCTTTTGACGCAGGGTGGGGAATCGTGCGCCACGCCCGGTCAGTACCTTATGAGGATAGGCCTGATGACCAACATCCCAGATCAAGCGATCCTCCGGCGTCTGGAAAACGGCGTGCAGGGCAACCGCCAGCTCCACCGTACCCAGGCCGGAGGAAAGATGCCCCCCGGTCTGACTGAGGGTTTCGATGAGAAACTGGCGCAGATGCTTGGCGACCTGCTTGAGTTCAGTGCGGGACATCCCCCGCAAGGTGTCTGGATCGGGAATTTTTTGCAGTAGAGGGTTCATCGATTCCGCTCGACAATCAGGCGGGCCAAGGCACGCAAATGATCGGCCTCTTTGCCCCAGGTCTCCAGCGCGCCGAGGGCCTCGTCGAGCAGGCTACGCGCATAGTCCTGCGCCTGTTTGAGACCCAGCAAGGAGACAAATCCCGGCTTCTGCCGTTCACGATCTGCCCCTTGCTTTGCCTTGCCCGTCTGCTCGATGTCGCCGATTTCGTCGAGGATGTCGTCCTGCACCTGAAAGGCGAGGCCCACCCGGTCGGCATAGCGAATCAGTGCCGATCCTTGGCGAGAGTCTTCTGTGACGCCACCGGCGGCCAGTCCGAGCTGAATGGCACAGCGGATCAACATGCCGGTTTTGAGCAGATGCATCTGTTCGAGCGCCGGTTGCGCCAACTGATGGCCCACCGCCGCCAGATCTACCGCCTGCCCACCCACCATACCGTGGGAGCCCGCTGCTTGCGCAAGGGTTGCGACCATACGAAGCTGTTGCCCGGGACTGATCCCGAAAGGTTCGGATAGCACCCGAAAGGCGTGGGTGAGCAGGGCATCGCCCACCAGAATCGCGGTCGCCTCGTCGTACGCCTTGTGGCAGGTCGGACGCCCGCGGCGCAGATCGTCATTGTCCATGGCTGGAAGATCGTCATGCACCAAAGAATAGGCATGGATCATTTCCAGCGCCGCCGCTGGCCGGTCGAGCAAGGATTCATGCACTCCGAGCGCCGTCCCGGTGGCATAGACCAATAACGGGCGCACCCGCTTCCCACCGCCAAGCGTGCTGTACCGCATCGCCTCATGCAGGCGTGCAGGAAAGGCATTGTCCGGGGGAAGAAAGCTCTCCAGCTTCTGTTCGCTGCGCGCTACGATCCGCTCGCGGAAGGCCGCAAAAGATTCGGTGCGATCTTTCATCTATAGTCAATCCTCTTCGGCATCGCTGGCCATGGGAGTCACCTCACCACCAAGGAGGATTTCCACCTTCTGGCGCGCCTCGCGTAGTTGCTTTTCTGCCCGCTGGGCCAAATCCATGCCCTGTTGGAACAAACTGACAGAGTCTTCCAGACCCAACTGCCCGCTTTCCATTTTTTCGACAATCTTCTCCAAGGAGTTCAGGGTGTCGGAAAATACTTCCTGCGGGGTTTGCTTTTCTGCCGGCTGAGGGGAAACGTTGGCTTCGGTCATGGCCGCAATTAAACACTACCCTCTAGCCTTGGGGCAAGCCGTTGCGGGGTTCAGCAAGCGAATACCTACTAGACGGTATGCTTTCCGCCTCGTAGACTACGCCTTTCCTTTTTCACTGGGGTCAGCATGTCCAGCATCATCCGCCAGGAAACTGCGGTTCGGCGGCAACCGCAGGGGGCCACGCGCTTCGACATCCTGGGCGCCATCAGTGTCTCTCATTTTCTCAATGACAGTATTCAATCGCTGATGTTGGCCGTGTATCCTCTGTTTCGCAGCAATTTTCATCTTAGTTTCGCGCAGATCGGGCTAATCACCCTGGCCTATCAGTTAACGGCCTCGATCATTCAGCCCCTGGTGGGGCGGTACACCGATCGCCACCCCTTGCCGTGGTCCTTGCCCTTGGG
This sequence is a window from Acidithiobacillus sp. AMEEHan. Protein-coding genes within it:
- the xseB gene encoding exodeoxyribonuclease VII small subunit, with protein sequence MTEANVSPQPAEKQTPQEVFSDTLNSLEKIVEKMESGQLGLEDSVSLFQQGMDLAQRAEKQLREARQKVEILLGGEVTPMASDAEED
- the dxs gene encoding 1-deoxy-D-xylulose-5-phosphate synthase, which gives rise to MNPLLQKIPDPDTLRGMSRTELKQVAKHLRQFLIETLSQTGGHLSSGLGTVELAVALHAVFQTPEDRLIWDVGHQAYPHKVLTGRGARFPTLRQKDGLSGFLKREESPHDAFGAGHSSTSISAGLGMAVASALDNTHRQVVAIIGDGAMTAGLAYEALNNGGVLDADLLVVLNDNEMSISPNVGAVSQYLTRLLSNPLYNTVREGAGQALSLVPPLRELAKKAEEGVKGLVSPGLLFEEMGFNYYGPIDGHDLDTLIPTLENLRKIRGPRLLHVITKKGKGYAPAEKDPCAYHGVTPFDRDSGAMRKSSAVSYTKIFGDWLCDKAAKESKLVAITPAMREGSGLVRYEQLYPERYFDVGIAEQHAVTFAGGLACEGFHPVVAIYSTFLQRAYDQLLHDVAIQNLPVLFAVDRAGLVGADGATHQGAFDLAYARCIPNLVIMAPKDAQEMRDMLNTGYAYPGPAIVRYPRGAATGVIDAADLQRQIPIGKGEILRAGKRLAILAFGTRAEAAMQAGQELDATVVNMRFVKPLDHALLDHLSVKHEAFLTVEEGVRMGGAGSAVAEYLLDQGQRPLVKILGLPDQFIEHGEASLWLAELGLDADGIRRAGEELLARLAGTGCGA
- a CDS encoding farnesyl diphosphate synthase, whose translation is MKDRTESFAAFRERIVARSEQKLESFLPPDNAFPARLHEAMRYSTLGGGKRVRPLLVYATGTALGVHESLLDRPAAALEMIHAYSLVHDDLPAMDNDDLRRGRPTCHKAYDEATAILVGDALLTHAFRVLSEPFGISPGQQLRMVATLAQAAGSHGMVGGQAVDLAAVGHQLAQPALEQMHLLKTGMLIRCAIQLGLAAGGVTEDSRQGSALIRYADRVGLAFQVQDDILDEIGDIEQTGKAKQGADRERQKPGFVSLLGLKQAQDYARSLLDEALGALETWGKEADHLRALARLIVERNR
- the folE2 gene encoding GTP cyclohydrolase FolE2 gives rise to the protein MRDCAAETLEDVQGRADPRAIPIQRVGVKAVRHPLRIVDRAGKQQQVAAYCNMYVALPAHLKGTHMSRFIQILQEQEEALRVDGFDRLLVLTQERLEAESARIELQFPYFVRKKAPVSGVESYLDYEVEWTGEISGDEIRSQLLVHVPVTSLCPCSKSISEYGAHNQRSRVSVQVEARSPLWIEDLIDLVESEASSQLYGVLKRPDEKYVTEYAYDHPKFVEDMVRDVALRLQGDARIRRYSVASENFESIHNHSAYALIEGEN
- the aroC gene encoding chorismate synthase — protein: MAGSSIGELFRVSTFGESHGPAIGAIVDGCPPGLTLTEADIQVELDRRRPGQSRHTTQRQEADQVEILSGVFAGVTTGTPIGLLIRNTDQRSQDYSKIKDSFRPGHADYTYLQKFGVRDYRGGGRSSARETAMRVAAGAIARKYLRERLGTQIRAWLAQMGPIHAVQFDDAQIDQNPFFCPDAQAAERMAEYLDALRKAGDSIGARVDVRVTGMPVGLGEPVFDRLEADVAKALMSINAVKAVAIGDGFAVVEQHGSAHGDALTSAGFASNHAGGVLGGISSGQDLRASVAIKPTSSIRIPRPSINLQGEEIEVVTTGRHDPCVGIRAVPIVEAMLAITLMDHYLRHRAQNADVTPPVAPIPGQC